A region of Vigna radiata var. radiata cultivar VC1973A chromosome 6, Vradiata_ver6, whole genome shotgun sequence DNA encodes the following proteins:
- the LOC106764664 gene encoding bifunctional nuclease 1 — protein MNSVQGPVVCPSVRAKQVAPMIGAVKMNLRRIRSEFWGLSGVKTKPGFLSCRINTAKCKTVHCSFNSPSNDSGSAAGNFNENDEDYVTSSVIEAVEVKSGSDGFIIKMRDGRHLRCVHNNPQGGHLPDYAPHPAIVLKMEDGTGLLLPIIVLEMPSVLLMAAIRNVPIARPTLYQVVRDMIDKMGYEVKLVRVTRRVHEAYFAQLYLTKVGNAAECVSFDLRPSDAINIAVRCKVPIQVNKYLAYSDGMRVIESGKLSTQLPGMDGRLFTEMDRPSGQPCVETTEFNLLHNMLKAVVEERYKDAALFRDKLNQLRAGKNTNNRF, from the exons ATGAATTCTGTGCAAGGACCAGTTGTGTGCCCTTCTGTCCGTGCCAAACAGGTAGCGCCAATGATCGGAGCGGTGAAAATGAACCTTAGACGCATTAGAAGTGAATTTTGGGGTCTCAGTGGCGTGAAGACTAAACCTGGTTTTCTTTCTTGCCGTATAAACACGGCAAAATGCAAGACTGTGCATTGTAGTTTTAACTCACCCTCGAATGACAGCGGAAGTGCTGCCGGTAATTTCAATGAAAACGATGAAGACTATGTCACCTCCAGTGTGATTGAAGCTG TTGAGGTGAAGAGTGGATCAGATGGTTTCATAATCAAAATGAGGGACGGTAGACACTTAAGATGCGTCCATAACAATCCTCAGGGAGGGCATCTTCCAGATTATGCACCACATCCTGCTATTGTTCTGAAGATGGAAGATGGGACGGGCCTACTTCTCCCCATAATTGTTT TGGAGATGCCCAGCGTCTTGCTAATGGCAGCAATACGCAATGTTCCCATA GCTAGGCCTACTTTATATCAAGTAGTAAGGGATATGATTGACAAGATGGGTTATGAG GTTAAACTTGTCAGAGTTACCAGGAGAGTTCATGAGGCATACTTTGCCCAGTTATATCTTACTAAG gttggAAATGCTGCAGAATGTGTAAGCTTTGATCTAAGGCCTTCAGACGCTATCAATATTGCAGTAAGATGCAAG GTTCCAATACAAGTCAACAAGTACCTGGCATACAGTGATGGTATGAGAGTAATTGAATCAGGCAAATTGTCAACACAGCTTCCTGGTATGGATGGCCGATTATTCACTGAAATGGACAG GCCAAGTGGTCAACCTTGTGTTGAGACAACCGAGTTCAATCTTTTGCACAACATGTTGAAAGCTGTTGTTGAAGAGCGCTATAAAGATGCtg CTTTGTTCAGGGACAAACTTAATCAACTTAGGGCGGGAAAAAACACGAATAACAG GTTCTGA